In one window of Cuculus canorus isolate bCucCan1 chromosome 37, bCucCan1.pri, whole genome shotgun sequence DNA:
- the QPCTL gene encoding glutaminyl-peptide cyclotransferase-like protein isoform X1 → MRKGPGGSRRPRAAGSGLGAAIIATAPPGPGPTLGLWLRARLRRFPRAPGPVLAFAAAAALLYLAWPSGEPGTAPTPQTPLNARSEVSLRALLAPLNPNRLRDRFLRPLLHERIPGGSGSRAARQHIAECLSALRAAWHLEFDAFQTATPRGPVTFTNVVATVAPAAPYRLVLACHYDTKALTSERGHRVFVGATDSAVPCALLLELAAVLDRPLRRAKDAGAEVTLQLLFLDGEEAFEEWSPQDSLYGARHLAARMENARHGPGGTQLGAMRLLVLMDLLGARLPAIHSHFSRTHRWFLRFVAIGGTWGRGKSSSCGTWDFSTLHPKIPLSSASAQRRVPSRTTTSPSSNEVTSAGPRECFVPSELLRWAQIPVGHVSSEQELLRWAQIPVGHVSSEQELLRWAQIPVGHVSSEQELLRWAQIPVGHVSSEQELLRWAQILVGHVSSEQELLRWAQIPVGHVSSEQELLRVGLRSRWDTCPRSRSCSIGLRSWWDTCPRSRSCSVGLRSRWDTCPRSRSCSVGLRSRWDTCPRSRSCSVELRSRWDTCPRSRSCSVGLRSRWDTCPRSRSCSVGLRSRWDTCPRSRSCSVGLRSWWDTCPRSRSCSVLGSDPGGTRVLGAGVAPC, encoded by the exons ATGCGGAAGGGTCCCGGCGGTTCCCGCCGCCCCCGGGCCGCGGGTTCGGGTCTCGGTGCCGCCATCATCGCCACCGCTCCGCCAGGACCGGGCCCGACATTAGGATTATGGCTCCGGGCTCGGCTTCGCCGTTTCCCCCGGGCTCCGGGCCCGGTCCTGGCGTTCGCAGCCGCCGCCGCGCTGCTCTACCTCGCCTGGCCCAGCGGGGAACCGGGAACGGCACCG accccccagacccccctaaATGCCCGTTCGGAGGTTTCGCTGCGAGCGTTATTGGCGCCTCTGAACCCCAACCGTCTGCGGGATCGATTCCTCCGTCCCCTCCTGCACGAACGGATACCGGGAGGGTCTGGGAGCCGCGCTGCACGCCAG CACATCGCGGAGTGCCTGAGCGCCCTGCGAGCCGCGTGGCACCTGGAATTCGACGCCTTCCAAACGGCGACGCCGCGCGGGCCGGTGACTTTCACCAACGTGGTAGCCACGGTAGCCCCCGCCGCTCCGTATCGCCTCGTCCTCGCTTGCCATTACGACACCAAAGCGTTGACGTCGGAGCGCGGCCACCGAGTTTTTGTCGGGGCTACCGATTCCGCCGTCCCTTGCGCTCTTCTGCTCGAGTTGGCCGCCGTCCTCGATCGACCGCTGCGACGCGCTAAGGACGCG GGCGCGGAGGTGACGCTACAGTTGCTCTTCTTGGATGGAGAAGAAGCCTTCGAGGAATGGAGCCCTCAAGATTCCCTCTACGGCGCTCGGCATTTGGCGGCGCGGATGGAAAACGCTCGGCACGGCCCTGGCGGTACCCAACTCGGCGCTATG CGGTTGTTGGTGTTGATGGACCTGTTGGGCGCGCGACTCCCCGCCATCCACAGCCATTTCTCCCGCACCCATCGGTGGTTCCTGCGCTTCGTCGCCATCGGTGGGACATGGGGACGCGGGAAG agcagcagctgcggCACCTGGGACTTCTCCACGCTGCACCCCAAGATCCCCCTTTCTTCCGCCTCGGCCCAGCGCCGGGTCCCGTCGAGGACGACCACGTCCCCTTCCTCCAACGAGGTGACATCCGCAGGTCCTCGGGAATGCTTTGTCCCCTCGGAGTTGCTCCGTTGGGCTCAGATCCCGGTGGGACACGTGTCCTCGGAGCAGGAGTTGCTCCGTTGGGCTCAGATCCCGGTGGGACACGTGTCCTCGGAGCAGGAGTTGCTCCGTTGGGCTCAGATCCCGGTGGGACACGTGTCCTCAGAGCAGGAGTTGCTCCGTTGGGCTCAGATCCCGGTGGGACACGTGTCCTCGGAGCAGGAGTTGCTCCGTTGGGCTCAGATCCTGGTGGGACACGTGTCCTCGGAGCAGGAGTTGCTCCGTTGGGCTCAGATCCCGGTGGGACACGTGTCCTCGGAGCAGGAGTTGCTCCGTGTTGGGCTCAGATCCCGGTGGGACACGTGTCCTCGGAGCAGGAGTTGCTCCATCGGGCTCAGATCCTGGTGGGACACGTGTCCTCGGAGCAGGAGTTGCTCCGTCGGGCTCAGATCCCGGTGGGACACGTGTCCTCGGAGCAGGAGTTGCTCCGTTGGGCTCAGATCCCGGTGGGACACGTGTCCTCGGAGCAGGAGTTGCTCCGTTGAGCTCAGATCCCGGTGGGACACGTGTCCTCGGAGCAGGAGTTGCTCCGTTGGGCTCAGATCCCGGTGGGACACGTGTCCTCGGAGCAGGAGTTGCTCCGTTGGGCTCAGATCCCGGTGGGACACGTGTCCTCGGAGCAGGAGTTGCTCCGTTGGGCTCAGATCCTGGTGGGACACGTGTCCTCGGAGCAGGAGTTGCTCCGTGTTGGGCTCAGATCCCGGTGGGACACGTGTCCTCGGAGCAGGAGTTGCTCCGTGTTGA
- the QPCTL gene encoding glutaminyl-peptide cyclotransferase-like protein isoform X3 → MRKGPGGSRRPRAAGSGLGAAIIATAPPGPGPTLGLWLRARLRRFPRAPGPVLAFAAAAALLYLAWPSGEPGTAPTPQTPLNARSEVSLRALLAPLNPNRLRDRFLRPLLHERIPGGSGSRAARQHIAECLSALRAAWHLEFDAFQTATPRGPVTFTNVVATVAPAAPYRLVLACHYDTKALTSERGHRVFVGATDSAVPCALLLELAAVLDRPLRRAKDAGAEVTLQLLFLDGEEAFEEWSPQDSLYGARHLAARMENARHGPGGTQLGAMSSSCGTWDFSTLHPKIPLSSASAQRRVPSRTTTSPSSNEVTSAGPRECFVPSELLRWAQIPVGHVSSEQELLRWAQIPVGHVSSEQELLRWAQIPVGHVSSEQELLRWAQIPVGHVSSEQELLRWAQILVGHVSSEQELLRWAQIPVGHVSSEQELLRVGLRSRWDTCPRSRSCSIGLRSWWDTCPRSRSCSVGLRSRWDTCPRSRSCSVGLRSRWDTCPRSRSCSVELRSRWDTCPRSRSCSVGLRSRWDTCPRSRSCSVGLRSRWDTCPRSRSCSVGLRSWWDTCPRSRSCSVLGSDPGGTRVLGAGVAPC, encoded by the exons ATGCGGAAGGGTCCCGGCGGTTCCCGCCGCCCCCGGGCCGCGGGTTCGGGTCTCGGTGCCGCCATCATCGCCACCGCTCCGCCAGGACCGGGCCCGACATTAGGATTATGGCTCCGGGCTCGGCTTCGCCGTTTCCCCCGGGCTCCGGGCCCGGTCCTGGCGTTCGCAGCCGCCGCCGCGCTGCTCTACCTCGCCTGGCCCAGCGGGGAACCGGGAACGGCACCG accccccagacccccctaaATGCCCGTTCGGAGGTTTCGCTGCGAGCGTTATTGGCGCCTCTGAACCCCAACCGTCTGCGGGATCGATTCCTCCGTCCCCTCCTGCACGAACGGATACCGGGAGGGTCTGGGAGCCGCGCTGCACGCCAG CACATCGCGGAGTGCCTGAGCGCCCTGCGAGCCGCGTGGCACCTGGAATTCGACGCCTTCCAAACGGCGACGCCGCGCGGGCCGGTGACTTTCACCAACGTGGTAGCCACGGTAGCCCCCGCCGCTCCGTATCGCCTCGTCCTCGCTTGCCATTACGACACCAAAGCGTTGACGTCGGAGCGCGGCCACCGAGTTTTTGTCGGGGCTACCGATTCCGCCGTCCCTTGCGCTCTTCTGCTCGAGTTGGCCGCCGTCCTCGATCGACCGCTGCGACGCGCTAAGGACGCG GGCGCGGAGGTGACGCTACAGTTGCTCTTCTTGGATGGAGAAGAAGCCTTCGAGGAATGGAGCCCTCAAGATTCCCTCTACGGCGCTCGGCATTTGGCGGCGCGGATGGAAAACGCTCGGCACGGCCCTGGCGGTACCCAACTCGGCGCTATG agcagcagctgcggCACCTGGGACTTCTCCACGCTGCACCCCAAGATCCCCCTTTCTTCCGCCTCGGCCCAGCGCCGGGTCCCGTCGAGGACGACCACGTCCCCTTCCTCCAACGAGGTGACATCCGCAGGTCCTCGGGAATGCTTTGTCCCCTCGGAGTTGCTCCGTTGGGCTCAGATCCCGGTGGGACACGTGTCCTCGGAGCAGGAGTTGCTCCGTTGGGCTCAGATCCCGGTGGGACACGTGTCCTCGGAGCAGGAGTTGCTCCGTTGGGCTCAGATCCCGGTGGGACACGTGTCCTCAGAGCAGGAGTTGCTCCGTTGGGCTCAGATCCCGGTGGGACACGTGTCCTCGGAGCAGGAGTTGCTCCGTTGGGCTCAGATCCTGGTGGGACACGTGTCCTCGGAGCAGGAGTTGCTCCGTTGGGCTCAGATCCCGGTGGGACACGTGTCCTCGGAGCAGGAGTTGCTCCGTGTTGGGCTCAGATCCCGGTGGGACACGTGTCCTCGGAGCAGGAGTTGCTCCATCGGGCTCAGATCCTGGTGGGACACGTGTCCTCGGAGCAGGAGTTGCTCCGTCGGGCTCAGATCCCGGTGGGACACGTGTCCTCGGAGCAGGAGTTGCTCCGTTGGGCTCAGATCCCGGTGGGACACGTGTCCTCGGAGCAGGAGTTGCTCCGTTGAGCTCAGATCCCGGTGGGACACGTGTCCTCGGAGCAGGAGTTGCTCCGTTGGGCTCAGATCCCGGTGGGACACGTGTCCTCGGAGCAGGAGTTGCTCCGTTGGGCTCAGATCCCGGTGGGACACGTGTCCTCGGAGCAGGAGTTGCTCCGTTGGGCTCAGATCCTGGTGGGACACGTGTCCTCGGAGCAGGAGTTGCTCCGTGTTGGGCTCAGATCCCGGTGGGACACGTGTCCTCGGAGCAGGAGTTGCTCCGTGTTGA
- the QPCTL gene encoding glutaminyl-peptide cyclotransferase-like protein isoform X14, with translation MRKGPGGSRRPRAAGSGLGAAIIATAPPGPGPTLGLWLRARLRRFPRAPGPVLAFAAAAALLYLAWPSGEPGTAPTPQTPLNARSEVSLRALLAPLNPNRLRDRFLRPLLHERIPGGSGSRAARQHIAECLSALRAAWHLEFDAFQTATPRGPVTFTNVVATVAPAAPYRLVLACHYDTKALTSERGHRVFVGATDSAVPCALLLELAAVLDRPLRRAKDAGAEVTLQLLFLDGEEAFEEWSPQDSLYGARHLAARMENARHGPGGTQLGAMRLLVLMDLLGARLPAIHSHFSRTHRWFLRFVAIAAAAPGTSPRCTPRSPFLPPRPSAGSRRGRPRPLPPTR, from the exons ATGCGGAAGGGTCCCGGCGGTTCCCGCCGCCCCCGGGCCGCGGGTTCGGGTCTCGGTGCCGCCATCATCGCCACCGCTCCGCCAGGACCGGGCCCGACATTAGGATTATGGCTCCGGGCTCGGCTTCGCCGTTTCCCCCGGGCTCCGGGCCCGGTCCTGGCGTTCGCAGCCGCCGCCGCGCTGCTCTACCTCGCCTGGCCCAGCGGGGAACCGGGAACGGCACCG accccccagacccccctaaATGCCCGTTCGGAGGTTTCGCTGCGAGCGTTATTGGCGCCTCTGAACCCCAACCGTCTGCGGGATCGATTCCTCCGTCCCCTCCTGCACGAACGGATACCGGGAGGGTCTGGGAGCCGCGCTGCACGCCAG CACATCGCGGAGTGCCTGAGCGCCCTGCGAGCCGCGTGGCACCTGGAATTCGACGCCTTCCAAACGGCGACGCCGCGCGGGCCGGTGACTTTCACCAACGTGGTAGCCACGGTAGCCCCCGCCGCTCCGTATCGCCTCGTCCTCGCTTGCCATTACGACACCAAAGCGTTGACGTCGGAGCGCGGCCACCGAGTTTTTGTCGGGGCTACCGATTCCGCCGTCCCTTGCGCTCTTCTGCTCGAGTTGGCCGCCGTCCTCGATCGACCGCTGCGACGCGCTAAGGACGCG GGCGCGGAGGTGACGCTACAGTTGCTCTTCTTGGATGGAGAAGAAGCCTTCGAGGAATGGAGCCCTCAAGATTCCCTCTACGGCGCTCGGCATTTGGCGGCGCGGATGGAAAACGCTCGGCACGGCCCTGGCGGTACCCAACTCGGCGCTATG CGGTTGTTGGTGTTGATGGACCTGTTGGGCGCGCGACTCCCCGCCATCCACAGCCATTTCTCCCGCACCCATCGGTGGTTCCTGCGCTTCGTCGCCATCG cagctgcggCACCTGGGACTTCTCCACGCTGCACCCCAAGATCCCCCTTTCTTCCGCCTCGGCCCAGCGCCGGGTCCCGTCGAGGACGACCACGTCCCCTTCCTCCAACGAGGTGA
- the QPCTL gene encoding glutaminyl-peptide cyclotransferase-like protein isoform X2, with protein MRKGPGGSRRPRAAGSGLGAAIIATAPPGPGPTLGLWLRARLRRFPRAPGPVLAFAAAAALLYLAWPSGEPGTAPTPLNARSEVSLRALLAPLNPNRLRDRFLRPLLHERIPGGSGSRAARQHIAECLSALRAAWHLEFDAFQTATPRGPVTFTNVVATVAPAAPYRLVLACHYDTKALTSERGHRVFVGATDSAVPCALLLELAAVLDRPLRRAKDAGAEVTLQLLFLDGEEAFEEWSPQDSLYGARHLAARMENARHGPGGTQLGAMRLLVLMDLLGARLPAIHSHFSRTHRWFLRFVAIGGTWGRGKSSSCGTWDFSTLHPKIPLSSASAQRRVPSRTTTSPSSNEVTSAGPRECFVPSELLRWAQIPVGHVSSEQELLRWAQIPVGHVSSEQELLRWAQIPVGHVSSEQELLRWAQIPVGHVSSEQELLRWAQILVGHVSSEQELLRWAQIPVGHVSSEQELLRVGLRSRWDTCPRSRSCSIGLRSWWDTCPRSRSCSVGLRSRWDTCPRSRSCSVGLRSRWDTCPRSRSCSVELRSRWDTCPRSRSCSVGLRSRWDTCPRSRSCSVGLRSRWDTCPRSRSCSVGLRSWWDTCPRSRSCSVLGSDPGGTRVLGAGVAPC; from the exons ATGCGGAAGGGTCCCGGCGGTTCCCGCCGCCCCCGGGCCGCGGGTTCGGGTCTCGGTGCCGCCATCATCGCCACCGCTCCGCCAGGACCGGGCCCGACATTAGGATTATGGCTCCGGGCTCGGCTTCGCCGTTTCCCCCGGGCTCCGGGCCCGGTCCTGGCGTTCGCAGCCGCCGCCGCGCTGCTCTACCTCGCCTGGCCCAGCGGGGAACCGGGAACGGCACCG acccccctaaATGCCCGTTCGGAGGTTTCGCTGCGAGCGTTATTGGCGCCTCTGAACCCCAACCGTCTGCGGGATCGATTCCTCCGTCCCCTCCTGCACGAACGGATACCGGGAGGGTCTGGGAGCCGCGCTGCACGCCAG CACATCGCGGAGTGCCTGAGCGCCCTGCGAGCCGCGTGGCACCTGGAATTCGACGCCTTCCAAACGGCGACGCCGCGCGGGCCGGTGACTTTCACCAACGTGGTAGCCACGGTAGCCCCCGCCGCTCCGTATCGCCTCGTCCTCGCTTGCCATTACGACACCAAAGCGTTGACGTCGGAGCGCGGCCACCGAGTTTTTGTCGGGGCTACCGATTCCGCCGTCCCTTGCGCTCTTCTGCTCGAGTTGGCCGCCGTCCTCGATCGACCGCTGCGACGCGCTAAGGACGCG GGCGCGGAGGTGACGCTACAGTTGCTCTTCTTGGATGGAGAAGAAGCCTTCGAGGAATGGAGCCCTCAAGATTCCCTCTACGGCGCTCGGCATTTGGCGGCGCGGATGGAAAACGCTCGGCACGGCCCTGGCGGTACCCAACTCGGCGCTATG CGGTTGTTGGTGTTGATGGACCTGTTGGGCGCGCGACTCCCCGCCATCCACAGCCATTTCTCCCGCACCCATCGGTGGTTCCTGCGCTTCGTCGCCATCGGTGGGACATGGGGACGCGGGAAG agcagcagctgcggCACCTGGGACTTCTCCACGCTGCACCCCAAGATCCCCCTTTCTTCCGCCTCGGCCCAGCGCCGGGTCCCGTCGAGGACGACCACGTCCCCTTCCTCCAACGAGGTGACATCCGCAGGTCCTCGGGAATGCTTTGTCCCCTCGGAGTTGCTCCGTTGGGCTCAGATCCCGGTGGGACACGTGTCCTCGGAGCAGGAGTTGCTCCGTTGGGCTCAGATCCCGGTGGGACACGTGTCCTCGGAGCAGGAGTTGCTCCGTTGGGCTCAGATCCCGGTGGGACACGTGTCCTCAGAGCAGGAGTTGCTCCGTTGGGCTCAGATCCCGGTGGGACACGTGTCCTCGGAGCAGGAGTTGCTCCGTTGGGCTCAGATCCTGGTGGGACACGTGTCCTCGGAGCAGGAGTTGCTCCGTTGGGCTCAGATCCCGGTGGGACACGTGTCCTCGGAGCAGGAGTTGCTCCGTGTTGGGCTCAGATCCCGGTGGGACACGTGTCCTCGGAGCAGGAGTTGCTCCATCGGGCTCAGATCCTGGTGGGACACGTGTCCTCGGAGCAGGAGTTGCTCCGTCGGGCTCAGATCCCGGTGGGACACGTGTCCTCGGAGCAGGAGTTGCTCCGTTGGGCTCAGATCCCGGTGGGACACGTGTCCTCGGAGCAGGAGTTGCTCCGTTGAGCTCAGATCCCGGTGGGACACGTGTCCTCGGAGCAGGAGTTGCTCCGTTGGGCTCAGATCCCGGTGGGACACGTGTCCTCGGAGCAGGAGTTGCTCCGTTGGGCTCAGATCCCGGTGGGACACGTGTCCTCGGAGCAGGAGTTGCTCCGTTGGGCTCAGATCCTGGTGGGACACGTGTCCTCGGAGCAGGAGTTGCTCCGTGTTGGGCTCAGATCCCGGTGGGACACGTGTCCTCGGAGCAGGAGTTGCTCCGTGTTGA
- the QPCTL gene encoding glutaminyl-peptide cyclotransferase-like protein isoform X5 produces the protein MRKGPGGSRRPRAAGSGLGAAIIATAPPGPGPTLGLWLRARLRRFPRAPGPVLAFAAAAALLYLAWPSGEPGTAPTPQTPLNARSEVSLRALLAPLNPNRLRDRFLRPLLHERIPGGSGSRAARQHIAECLSALRAAWHLEFDAFQTATPRGPVTFTNVVATVAPAAPYRLVLACHYDTKALTSERGHRVFVGATDSAVPCALLLELAAVLDRPLRRAKDAGAEVTLQLLFLDGEEAFEEWSPQDSLYGARHLAARMENARHGPGGTQLGAMRLLVLMDLLGARLPAIHSHFSRTHRWFLRFVAIEQQLRHLGLLHAAPQDPPFFRLGPAPGPVEDDHVPFLQRGDIRRSSGMLCPLGVAPLGSDPGGTRVLGAGVAPLGSDPGGTRVLGAGVAPLGSDPGGTRVLRAGVAPLGSDPGGTRVLGAGVAPLGSDPGGTRVLGAGVAPLGSDPGGTRVLGAGVAPCWAQIPVGHVSSEQELLHRAQILVGHVSSEQELLRRAQIPVGHVSSEQELLRWAQIPVGHVSSEQELLR, from the exons ATGCGGAAGGGTCCCGGCGGTTCCCGCCGCCCCCGGGCCGCGGGTTCGGGTCTCGGTGCCGCCATCATCGCCACCGCTCCGCCAGGACCGGGCCCGACATTAGGATTATGGCTCCGGGCTCGGCTTCGCCGTTTCCCCCGGGCTCCGGGCCCGGTCCTGGCGTTCGCAGCCGCCGCCGCGCTGCTCTACCTCGCCTGGCCCAGCGGGGAACCGGGAACGGCACCG accccccagacccccctaaATGCCCGTTCGGAGGTTTCGCTGCGAGCGTTATTGGCGCCTCTGAACCCCAACCGTCTGCGGGATCGATTCCTCCGTCCCCTCCTGCACGAACGGATACCGGGAGGGTCTGGGAGCCGCGCTGCACGCCAG CACATCGCGGAGTGCCTGAGCGCCCTGCGAGCCGCGTGGCACCTGGAATTCGACGCCTTCCAAACGGCGACGCCGCGCGGGCCGGTGACTTTCACCAACGTGGTAGCCACGGTAGCCCCCGCCGCTCCGTATCGCCTCGTCCTCGCTTGCCATTACGACACCAAAGCGTTGACGTCGGAGCGCGGCCACCGAGTTTTTGTCGGGGCTACCGATTCCGCCGTCCCTTGCGCTCTTCTGCTCGAGTTGGCCGCCGTCCTCGATCGACCGCTGCGACGCGCTAAGGACGCG GGCGCGGAGGTGACGCTACAGTTGCTCTTCTTGGATGGAGAAGAAGCCTTCGAGGAATGGAGCCCTCAAGATTCCCTCTACGGCGCTCGGCATTTGGCGGCGCGGATGGAAAACGCTCGGCACGGCCCTGGCGGTACCCAACTCGGCGCTATG CGGTTGTTGGTGTTGATGGACCTGTTGGGCGCGCGACTCCCCGCCATCCACAGCCATTTCTCCCGCACCCATCGGTGGTTCCTGCGCTTCGTCGCCATCG agcagcagctgcggCACCTGGGACTTCTCCACGCTGCACCCCAAGATCCCCCTTTCTTCCGCCTCGGCCCAGCGCCGGGTCCCGTCGAGGACGACCACGTCCCCTTCCTCCAACGAGGTGACATCCGCAGGTCCTCGGGAATGCTTTGTCCCCTCGGAGTTGCTCCGTTGGGCTCAGATCCCGGTGGGACACGTGTCCTCGGAGCAGGAGTTGCTCCGTTGGGCTCAGATCCCGGTGGGACACGTGTCCTCGGAGCAGGAGTTGCTCCGTTGGGCTCAGATCCCGGTGGGACACGTGTCCTCAGAGCAGGAGTTGCTCCGTTGGGCTCAGATCCCGGTGGGACACGTGTCCTCGGAGCAGGAGTTGCTCCGTTGGGCTCAGATCCTGGTGGGACACGTGTCCTCGGAGCAGGAGTTGCTCCGTTGGGCTCAGATCCCGGTGGGACACGTGTCCTCGGAGCAGGAGTTGCTCCGTGTTGGGCTCAGATCCCGGTGGGACACGTGTCCTCGGAGCAGGAGTTGCTCCATCGGGCTCAGATCCTGGTGGGACACGTGTCCTCGGAGCAGGAGTTGCTCCGTCGGGCTCAGATCCCGGTGGGACACGTGTCCTCGGAGCAGGAGTTGCTCCGTTGGGCTCAGATCCCGGTGGGACACGTGTCCTCGGAGCAGGAGTTGCTCCGTTGA
- the QPCTL gene encoding glutaminyl-peptide cyclotransferase-like protein isoform X4: protein MRKGPGGSRRPRAAGSGLGAAIIATAPPGPGPTLGLWLRARLRRFPRAPGPVLAFAAAAALLYLAWPSGEPGTAPTPQTPLNARSEVSLRALLAPLNPNRLRDRFLRPLLHERIPGGSGSRAARQHIAECLSALRAAWHLEFDAFQTATPRGPVTFTNVVATVAPAAPYRLVLACHYDTKALTSERGHRVFVGATDSAVPCALLLELAAVLDRPLRRAKDAGAEVTLQLLFLDGEEAFEEWSPQDSLYGARHLAARMENARHGPGGTQLGAMRLLVLMDLLGARLPAIHSHFSRTHRWFLRFVAIGGTWGRGKQLRHLGLLHAAPQDPPFFRLGPAPGPVEDDHVPFLQRGDIRRSSGMLCPLGVAPLGSDPGGTRVLGAGVAPLGSDPGGTRVLGAGVAPLGSDPGGTRVLRAGVAPLGSDPGGTRVLGAGVAPLGSDPGGTRVLGAGVAPLGSDPGGTRVLGAGVAPCWAQIPVGHVSSEQELLHRAQILVGHVSSEQELLRRAQIPVGHVSSEQELLRWAQIPVGHVSSEQELLR, encoded by the exons ATGCGGAAGGGTCCCGGCGGTTCCCGCCGCCCCCGGGCCGCGGGTTCGGGTCTCGGTGCCGCCATCATCGCCACCGCTCCGCCAGGACCGGGCCCGACATTAGGATTATGGCTCCGGGCTCGGCTTCGCCGTTTCCCCCGGGCTCCGGGCCCGGTCCTGGCGTTCGCAGCCGCCGCCGCGCTGCTCTACCTCGCCTGGCCCAGCGGGGAACCGGGAACGGCACCG accccccagacccccctaaATGCCCGTTCGGAGGTTTCGCTGCGAGCGTTATTGGCGCCTCTGAACCCCAACCGTCTGCGGGATCGATTCCTCCGTCCCCTCCTGCACGAACGGATACCGGGAGGGTCTGGGAGCCGCGCTGCACGCCAG CACATCGCGGAGTGCCTGAGCGCCCTGCGAGCCGCGTGGCACCTGGAATTCGACGCCTTCCAAACGGCGACGCCGCGCGGGCCGGTGACTTTCACCAACGTGGTAGCCACGGTAGCCCCCGCCGCTCCGTATCGCCTCGTCCTCGCTTGCCATTACGACACCAAAGCGTTGACGTCGGAGCGCGGCCACCGAGTTTTTGTCGGGGCTACCGATTCCGCCGTCCCTTGCGCTCTTCTGCTCGAGTTGGCCGCCGTCCTCGATCGACCGCTGCGACGCGCTAAGGACGCG GGCGCGGAGGTGACGCTACAGTTGCTCTTCTTGGATGGAGAAGAAGCCTTCGAGGAATGGAGCCCTCAAGATTCCCTCTACGGCGCTCGGCATTTGGCGGCGCGGATGGAAAACGCTCGGCACGGCCCTGGCGGTACCCAACTCGGCGCTATG CGGTTGTTGGTGTTGATGGACCTGTTGGGCGCGCGACTCCCCGCCATCCACAGCCATTTCTCCCGCACCCATCGGTGGTTCCTGCGCTTCGTCGCCATCGGTGGGACATGGGGACGCGGGAAG cagctgcggCACCTGGGACTTCTCCACGCTGCACCCCAAGATCCCCCTTTCTTCCGCCTCGGCCCAGCGCCGGGTCCCGTCGAGGACGACCACGTCCCCTTCCTCCAACGAGGTGACATCCGCAGGTCCTCGGGAATGCTTTGTCCCCTCGGAGTTGCTCCGTTGGGCTCAGATCCCGGTGGGACACGTGTCCTCGGAGCAGGAGTTGCTCCGTTGGGCTCAGATCCCGGTGGGACACGTGTCCTCGGAGCAGGAGTTGCTCCGTTGGGCTCAGATCCCGGTGGGACACGTGTCCTCAGAGCAGGAGTTGCTCCGTTGGGCTCAGATCCCGGTGGGACACGTGTCCTCGGAGCAGGAGTTGCTCCGTTGGGCTCAGATCCTGGTGGGACACGTGTCCTCGGAGCAGGAGTTGCTCCGTTGGGCTCAGATCCCGGTGGGACACGTGTCCTCGGAGCAGGAGTTGCTCCGTGTTGGGCTCAGATCCCGGTGGGACACGTGTCCTCGGAGCAGGAGTTGCTCCATCGGGCTCAGATCCTGGTGGGACACGTGTCCTCGGAGCAGGAGTTGCTCCGTCGGGCTCAGATCCCGGTGGGACACGTGTCCTCGGAGCAGGAGTTGCTCCGTTGGGCTCAGATCCCGGTGGGACACGTGTCCTCGGAGCAGGAGTTGCTCCGTTGA